In Paenibacillus sp. BIC5C1, a genomic segment contains:
- a CDS encoding response regulator has translation MYRVLLVDDEEDVREGLVVEVDWEALDLRIVGLAENGREALEMAERVEPDIVVTDISMPFMDGLELAKRLRERNPLVKVVILTGYDEFDYARQAVSLSVDEYLLKPFSAGHLTDLLTRLRAQMADEVAEREDVQQLRDHYYTSLPLLQADLMATLLHRQKSPEYIHGKAKQCGLDLQGERYGVSVLTLHMDGDQSEDVELKQFAALNIAAEVWAEHGAGHAFMHQETIVLLYVDRWGGGDGEKRQQQALENVMRSINHYLRVPATVGSGSIVNTLAGVKHAYEDALLALDYRLVPGTDPLIYIADVERQTAGKLRFDELKQQTLTRCLKAGTQAELEDALEIIFREITVEHGRSDIQLYLIEVLTNVWKAAQASGEAMEDIFGAGFQLYADLFRLPGLSEAQGKVREVCLLVQQRIASGRQHVYKDIVEQALSFTKEHYADPDLSIQKVCGHLHISSGYFCGIFKKEVQLTFLQYLMQIRMEAAKELLRSTEMKSFEIAGQVGFAEPNYFSFCFKKHIGVSPKEYRKQIALTASEGTSR, from the coding sequence GTGTACCGGGTATTGTTGGTGGATGATGAAGAGGATGTACGCGAAGGGTTGGTTGTAGAGGTGGATTGGGAAGCACTCGATCTGCGCATAGTTGGTCTGGCGGAGAATGGACGTGAAGCACTGGAGATGGCAGAACGAGTGGAGCCGGATATTGTGGTAACGGATATCAGCATGCCATTTATGGATGGACTGGAACTTGCCAAAAGGTTGCGGGAACGAAATCCGCTTGTAAAAGTGGTGATTTTGACCGGATACGATGAATTCGACTACGCTCGACAAGCGGTCTCGCTGAGTGTGGATGAATATTTACTAAAGCCTTTCTCGGCAGGACATCTGACAGATCTGCTTACAAGGTTGCGTGCACAGATGGCAGATGAAGTGGCAGAGCGAGAGGATGTACAGCAGCTGCGCGACCATTATTATACAAGCCTGCCCCTGTTACAGGCGGACCTGATGGCCACTTTGTTGCATCGGCAAAAATCGCCTGAATATATTCACGGCAAAGCAAAGCAATGTGGACTGGATCTGCAAGGTGAACGCTATGGTGTATCCGTATTGACCCTGCATATGGACGGAGACCAATCCGAGGATGTGGAGTTGAAGCAGTTCGCTGCGCTAAACATTGCCGCAGAGGTATGGGCGGAACACGGGGCCGGACATGCTTTTATGCATCAGGAGACGATTGTGCTGCTCTATGTAGATCGATGGGGTGGAGGAGATGGGGAAAAACGACAGCAGCAGGCGCTGGAAAATGTAATGCGCAGCATCAATCACTATCTGCGTGTTCCTGCCACTGTTGGATCGGGCTCGATCGTGAACACACTGGCAGGTGTAAAGCATGCCTATGAGGATGCACTACTGGCACTGGATTATCGGCTTGTACCGGGGACTGATCCACTTATTTATATTGCAGATGTGGAGCGTCAGACGGCGGGAAAATTGCGTTTTGACGAGTTGAAGCAGCAAACGCTGACACGTTGTTTGAAAGCGGGTACGCAGGCGGAGCTGGAGGATGCGCTAGAGATCATTTTCCGGGAAATTACGGTGGAGCATGGGCGAAGTGACATCCAATTGTATCTGATTGAAGTTTTAACAAACGTTTGGAAAGCGGCCCAAGCATCGGGTGAGGCCATGGAAGACATTTTTGGAGCAGGGTTCCAGTTGTATGCCGATTTATTCCGTTTGCCTGGGTTGTCTGAGGCACAGGGTAAGGTGCGGGAGGTTTGTCTGCTCGTTCAACAACGTATTGCCAGCGGAAGGCAGCATGTGTACAAGGATATTGTGGAACAGGCATTGTCGTTTACCAAAGAACATTACGCCGATCCGGATCTGTCCATTCAGAAAGTATGCGGGCATCTGCATATCAGTTCGGGTTATTTTTGTGGCATTTTCAAAAAAGAAGTACAGCTTACCTTCCTGCAATATTTGATGCAAATCCGGATGGAGGCGGCGAAGGAATTGCTTCGATCCACAGAGATGAAGTCGTTTGAGATTGCTGGTCAGGTAGGCTTCGCGGAACCGAATTATTTCAGTTTTTGCTTCAAAAAACACATCGGCGTCTCGCCCAAAGAATATCGCAAACAGATTGCACTAACAGCTAGTGAAGGCACAAGCCGATGA
- a CDS encoding sensor histidine kinase produces the protein MRPFAGWIRSLWLKFRSRLRSSRVSSIRFIITWSFSVFIVLVLTIMALLLHDKFTQAAERSAELTTRQIVDQVSYNLEDYVRSMSHLYRAIEEHMLRDGTWEGDQVDKQLDTLLSSREDIISITLLDSTGHLLKNRPSAELKPSAHVTQQGWFQSALRVPDHLSFSLPHIQNMYTGPYKWVVSMSKGITVRQNGQDRQVILLVDINFKQMDELSRRVSLGQRGYVYIIDESAGNIVYHPQQQLMYMGLKSENIEQALVATGSYEDEADGQKRLNAVKSVANIGWKIVGVAYLDEIMTTRQEVNGYLIRVLLVVLVLVILVSLFLSSSLTRPIRRMERKMKAVERGDFNVELPIEGPLEVERLSRRFNLMVYKIRTLMNEIIHEQEQKRRLELEALQAQINPHFLYNTLNSVVRMVGMSRNEEVITMITSLSRLFRISLSQGKTIITVREELEHAHHYLTIQQMRFKRKFNFSMKADEDTLDCLTLKLVLQPLIENAIVHGIEYHMDEGCIEIRVYREDDKLVFRITDNGVGMTEEQLSKLLMGSPVVKSGAGSGVAVRNVHDRIQLYYGELYGLEFESELEEGTTVWIRIPIQSEREEDDAHESE, from the coding sequence ATGAGACCGTTTGCCGGATGGATAAGATCCCTATGGCTTAAGTTTCGTTCAAGGCTGCGTTCATCCAGAGTCAGCAGTATCCGCTTTATTATTACGTGGTCCTTCTCTGTCTTCATTGTACTGGTGCTGACCATCATGGCGTTGCTGCTGCATGACAAATTCACGCAGGCCGCAGAGCGAAGTGCGGAGCTGACGACGAGACAGATCGTGGACCAGGTCAGTTACAATCTGGAGGATTATGTCCGCAGCATGTCGCATCTGTACCGAGCCATCGAAGAGCATATGCTGCGGGACGGCACGTGGGAAGGGGATCAGGTAGATAAACAGCTCGACACGCTGCTCAGCAGCCGTGAAGATATCATCTCGATTACGTTGTTGGATTCAACAGGGCATTTGCTCAAGAACAGACCTTCAGCTGAATTAAAACCGAGTGCGCATGTGACACAGCAAGGGTGGTTTCAATCTGCACTCCGAGTGCCGGATCACCTTAGTTTCTCTCTACCTCATATCCAGAACATGTACACAGGCCCATACAAATGGGTCGTTTCCATGAGCAAAGGCATCACCGTACGCCAAAATGGTCAGGATCGGCAGGTCATTTTGCTGGTGGATATCAACTTCAAACAAATGGACGAACTGAGCCGCCGGGTCAGTCTGGGGCAGCGGGGATACGTCTACATTATCGACGAAAGTGCAGGAAATATCGTCTACCATCCGCAGCAGCAATTAATGTATATGGGGCTCAAAAGTGAAAATATCGAACAGGCACTGGTTGCAACCGGCAGTTATGAAGATGAGGCGGATGGGCAGAAAAGGTTGAATGCGGTCAAGTCTGTCGCCAATATCGGATGGAAAATTGTCGGTGTAGCTTACCTGGATGAGATCATGACAACCCGCCAGGAGGTCAATGGATATCTCATTCGGGTACTGCTGGTTGTGCTGGTTCTGGTCATCCTTGTCTCGCTGTTCCTCTCTTCCAGTCTGACACGTCCAATCCGGCGTATGGAACGAAAGATGAAGGCAGTGGAGCGAGGGGATTTTAACGTGGAGCTACCTATCGAAGGGCCGCTGGAAGTGGAACGTTTATCCCGTCGTTTTAACCTGATGGTCTATAAAATCCGAACTTTGATGAATGAAATCATTCATGAACAGGAACAAAAGCGTCGTCTCGAACTGGAAGCTTTGCAGGCTCAGATCAATCCACATTTCCTATATAACACGTTGAATTCAGTTGTGCGTATGGTGGGCATGAGCCGGAATGAGGAAGTTATTACGATGATCACTTCGTTATCCCGATTGTTTCGCATCAGTCTCAGTCAAGGCAAAACGATTATTACGGTTAGGGAAGAACTGGAGCACGCCCACCATTATCTGACGATTCAGCAGATGCGGTTCAAGCGCAAATTCAATTTTAGCATGAAGGCGGATGAAGATACGCTGGACTGCCTGACACTTAAGCTGGTGCTTCAGCCACTCATTGAAAATGCGATCGTGCATGGCATTGAATATCATATGGACGAGGGATGTATTGAGATACGTGTATACCGGGAGGACGACAAGCTGGTATTTCGCATTACGGATAATGGGGTCGGCATGACAGAAGAGCAGTTGTCGAAACTTTTGATGGGCAGTCCTGTCGTGAAAAGTGGTGCAGGATCAGGTGTAGCTGTGCGCAATGTGCATGATCGGATTCAGCTCTATTATGGCGAACTTTACGGTCTTGAATTCGAGAGTGAGCTGGAGGAAGGCACAACCGTCTGGATTCGGATTCCGATCCAATCGGAACGAGAGGAGGACGATGCACATGAAAGCGAATAA
- a CDS encoding sugar ABC transporter substrate-binding protein encodes MKANKINGTEWMGHLVMKINLCPRVGIIRMRVLLLRYMAMIAATCCLLLCVACGMSNAEPAGSPPRIALITPAGTGELAEAIRLGAEAAAKEAGAELITVEAFPSEGLTYAPSNPDFTAGQGKVKQEHLQNGTYLLSEREQAQVDAVSLAMEQGASALLIDPLSEKALSDIIQKAQTKDANGVIIPVILLNDEFPVKGITSVISIDNVEAGRQAGQAMAVLMGGRGRVALLGPDPVNPVLINREQGVEESLAQYPDIHVEAQSVCSTRDACWQAAKQLLDEQQVDGLIALQEPASLGAADELNRRTSENNGNKVKIVGFGSEQQQLEQLQEGRIQHLIVQNGFSAGYLGVNQAVARLNNQQVQARVTLETKLVSTDNMFWMDNQKLLFPFVQ; translated from the coding sequence ATGAAAGCGAATAAGATCAATGGAACGGAATGGATGGGGCATCTAGTTATGAAAATAAACCTCTGTCCTCGCGTGGGAATCATTCGGATGAGAGTTCTTCTCCTTCGTTATATGGCCATGATAGCAGCAACTTGCTGCCTGTTGTTATGTGTGGCGTGCGGCATGTCGAATGCTGAGCCAGCGGGATCGCCGCCGCGTATTGCGCTGATTACGCCAGCAGGAACCGGAGAACTTGCAGAAGCGATACGTCTTGGGGCCGAAGCCGCTGCCAAAGAAGCGGGAGCGGAGCTTATTACGGTGGAGGCTTTTCCCTCAGAGGGGTTAACCTATGCGCCATCTAACCCCGATTTTACAGCAGGACAGGGAAAGGTCAAGCAAGAGCATTTGCAAAATGGGACTTATCTACTGAGCGAGCGTGAACAAGCTCAGGTGGATGCGGTATCGTTGGCAATGGAGCAGGGAGCATCGGCCCTGTTGATCGATCCCTTGAGTGAGAAGGCACTCAGTGACATCATTCAGAAGGCACAGACTAAGGATGCCAACGGAGTGATTATCCCCGTCATTTTGTTGAATGACGAGTTTCCTGTAAAAGGCATAACAAGTGTTATCTCAATAGATAACGTTGAGGCAGGACGGCAGGCGGGTCAGGCCATGGCTGTGCTTATGGGAGGACGAGGACGTGTAGCATTGCTTGGTCCTGATCCTGTAAATCCTGTTCTGATTAACCGGGAACAAGGGGTAGAGGAATCACTGGCTCAATACCCTGACATTCATGTGGAGGCTCAATCGGTATGCAGTACCCGGGATGCTTGCTGGCAGGCGGCGAAGCAACTGCTTGATGAGCAGCAGGTGGACGGATTGATTGCCCTTCAGGAACCTGCTTCTCTGGGGGCAGCGGATGAACTGAATCGACGTACGTCCGAGAACAACGGGAACAAGGTGAAGATTGTGGGATTTGGCAGTGAACAGCAGCAGTTAGAGCAGTTACAGGAAGGCAGAATTCAACACTTGATCGTGCAAAACGGATTCAGCGCAGGTTATCTTGGTGTGAATCAGGCTGTTGCACGATTGAACAACCAACAGGTGCAAGCCAGGGTAACACTGGAAACGAAGCTGGTCAGTACGGACAATATGTTCTGGATGGATAATCAGAAGCTGCTGTTTCCTTTTGTACAGTGA
- a CDS encoding galactose ABC transporter substrate-binding protein: MKKTWMTLLLTACMVAAAGCSSGGDSAGGSTGTDTGGQTAAGTETPKIGVAIYKFDDTFMTGVRNAMTAAAEGKATLDIVDSQNAQPTQNEKVDLFVSKKYNAMAVNPVDRTAAGVIIDKAKAASIPVVFLNREPVAEDMNKWDKVYYVGAKAEESGTISGQLIVDYWMAHPEADKNGDGKLQYVMLKGEPGHQDAELRTKYSVQAIQDAGIEVEALAEDTAMWDRVKGQEKMQAFLASHGDKIEAVLANNDDMALGAIEALKAAGYFKDGKMMPVVGVDATAPAIQALQDGTMLGTVLNDAKNQGAATVALASVLAKGETPTKENTGYDITDGKYVWIAYKKITKDNIADAQ; this comes from the coding sequence ATGAAGAAAACGTGGATGACATTGTTGCTTACAGCGTGTATGGTTGCGGCGGCGGGGTGCAGCAGTGGCGGAGACAGTGCAGGCGGAAGTACAGGAACAGATACAGGAGGTCAGACGGCCGCAGGAACGGAAACGCCGAAGATTGGCGTGGCGATCTACAAGTTTGATGACACGTTCATGACGGGTGTACGGAATGCGATGACCGCAGCAGCGGAAGGCAAAGCCACACTCGATATCGTGGATAGCCAGAACGCACAGCCGACCCAGAATGAGAAAGTCGATCTGTTTGTATCCAAGAAGTACAACGCAATGGCCGTGAACCCGGTTGACCGGACCGCAGCAGGTGTCATTATTGACAAAGCCAAAGCGGCCAGCATTCCGGTGGTCTTCCTGAACCGTGAGCCAGTTGCTGAGGACATGAACAAGTGGGATAAAGTTTATTACGTTGGAGCCAAGGCGGAAGAGTCCGGCACGATCTCCGGTCAACTCATTGTGGATTACTGGATGGCCCACCCGGAAGCAGATAAAAACGGGGATGGTAAACTGCAATACGTCATGCTGAAAGGCGAGCCTGGCCACCAGGATGCTGAGCTGCGGACTAAATATTCCGTACAGGCAATTCAGGATGCCGGTATTGAAGTGGAAGCATTGGCGGAAGACACGGCGATGTGGGATCGGGTCAAAGGCCAGGAGAAAATGCAGGCGTTCCTTGCCTCCCACGGAGACAAAATTGAAGCGGTATTGGCTAACAATGATGACATGGCACTTGGAGCCATTGAAGCGTTAAAAGCAGCGGGATACTTCAAGGACGGCAAAATGATGCCTGTTGTCGGCGTGGATGCAACTGCTCCGGCCATTCAGGCCCTTCAGGACGGAACGATGCTGGGCACGGTGTTGAATGATGCCAAGAACCAGGGCGCAGCAACGGTTGCACTCGCTTCCGTACTTGCGAAGGGTGAGACGCCAACAAAGGAAAACACGGGTTATGACATTACGGATGGCAAGTACGTCTGGATTGCCTACAAAAAAATTACGAAAGACAACATTGCCGACGCCCAATAA
- a CDS encoding sugar ABC transporter ATP-binding protein — protein sequence MESPYLLEMDGISKAFPGVQALSQVTLKVKPGTVHALMGENGAGKSTLMKCLFGMYRPDEGTIRIEGNEVDIPSSKAALQHGISMIHQELNPVPHRPVMENIWLGRFPMRGLLVDEKRMYADTLALFNDLNLDIDPKAQAGTLSVSKIQSMEIAKAVSFQSKVIVMDEPTSSLTGKEVDQLFAIINQLRSRGVSIIYISHKMEEILTISDEVTIMRDGFVVGTWDAADLTTDLIITRMVGRDLDERFPERTNVPGEVILKAEGLTSSQPNSFRDVTFELRKGEVLGIGGLVGAQRTELIESLFGLRGLASGTISIHGRKVKIKSPAAAKRHNIALLTEERRVTGIFPVLSVYENTIIASLGRYQNRIGLLDEKKGRDEAREQTQKFRTKTPSVNTLIRNLSGGNQQKVLLARWLLTDPEILLLDEPTRGIDVGAKFEIYTIITELARQGKSIIMISSEMPELLGMSDRIMVMSEGRLTGIVDGAEATEQDIMRLAAQQRMA from the coding sequence ATGGAATCACCTTACCTGCTGGAGATGGACGGAATATCCAAAGCATTTCCAGGTGTGCAGGCACTAAGTCAGGTCACATTGAAGGTAAAGCCGGGTACAGTTCATGCGCTGATGGGAGAGAACGGAGCGGGCAAATCCACGCTGATGAAATGTCTATTCGGTATGTATCGCCCGGATGAGGGGACGATTCGGATTGAAGGCAATGAGGTGGACATTCCGAGTTCGAAAGCGGCGCTTCAGCATGGCATATCGATGATTCATCAGGAGCTGAACCCGGTGCCGCATCGGCCAGTGATGGAGAACATCTGGCTGGGACGGTTTCCCATGAGGGGGTTGTTGGTGGATGAGAAGCGAATGTATGCCGATACACTGGCCCTGTTCAATGACCTGAATCTGGACATTGATCCAAAGGCTCAGGCGGGGACTTTATCCGTTTCCAAAATACAGTCGATGGAAATCGCCAAAGCGGTCTCTTTTCAATCCAAAGTTATTGTGATGGATGAGCCAACGTCCTCGCTCACGGGCAAGGAAGTGGACCAGCTCTTCGCCATTATTAATCAGCTTCGCAGTCGCGGGGTTTCTATTATCTACATCTCGCACAAGATGGAGGAAATTCTGACAATCTCGGATGAGGTCACGATTATGCGGGATGGTTTTGTGGTCGGTACCTGGGATGCTGCTGATTTAACGACCGATCTGATCATTACCCGCATGGTTGGACGTGATCTGGATGAACGGTTCCCGGAACGGACGAACGTACCAGGAGAAGTGATTTTGAAGGCTGAAGGCTTAACCTCCAGCCAGCCGAATTCGTTCCGTGATGTGACGTTTGAATTGAGGAAAGGCGAAGTACTTGGGATCGGCGGCCTTGTTGGGGCACAGCGGACGGAATTAATCGAGTCATTGTTCGGCTTGCGCGGACTTGCATCAGGGACAATTTCAATTCATGGACGCAAGGTAAAGATCAAGTCACCTGCCGCAGCAAAGCGTCATAACATTGCCCTGCTGACCGAAGAACGAAGAGTCACGGGAATTTTTCCGGTGCTGTCTGTATATGAAAATACGATTATTGCGAGTCTCGGACGTTACCAAAATCGTATTGGTCTGTTAGATGAGAAGAAAGGCCGAGATGAGGCACGCGAGCAAACACAGAAGTTCAGAACTAAAACGCCTTCAGTTAACACGCTGATTCGCAACCTTTCCGGTGGTAATCAACAGAAGGTACTTCTGGCAAGATGGTTGTTAACTGACCCGGAAATTCTACTGCTCGATGAACCGACACGTGGGATTGATGTAGGTGCCAAATTTGAAATCTACACCATTATTACGGAACTGGCCCGCCAGGGCAAAAGCATTATTATGATCAGCTCGGAGATGCCCGAACTGCTGGGCATGTCGGATCGAATTATGGTCATGAGCGAAGGACGGCTCACCGGAATTGTGGACGGAGCCGAGGCAACAGAGCAGGATATCATGAGGCTGGCCGCACAGCAGCGGATGGCTTAG
- the mglC gene encoding galactose/methyl galactoside ABC transporter permease MglC produces the protein MNTQVINQVKQYVAQRAIFIVLILLVIGIAIADPHFLAFSTLRDILQQSSTRAIIALGAAFILVTGGVDLSAGRVVGLTAVVSASMLQIDEYANRFFPDLPHLWVGLPIVIGIIAGLAVGLVNGIIVAKLHVPPFIATLGTMVAVYGLNSIYFDTEPNQSQPIGGLRPDFTVIGSGYIDLGGGYSIPYIVLIAVAVALICWVVFNKTRLGKNMYAIGGNIQAAHVSGIHVARNLIVLYAIAGALYGLGGVLEAARTGGATNNYGNMYELDAIAACVVGGVSTAGGIGTVPGVMAGVLIFGVINYGLTFIGVSPYWQLIIKGLIIVAAVAFDIRKYMAKK, from the coding sequence ATGAATACACAGGTTATCAATCAGGTGAAGCAGTATGTGGCGCAGCGCGCGATCTTTATTGTGCTGATCCTGCTCGTCATCGGCATTGCCATTGCCGATCCGCATTTTCTTGCTTTCTCTACACTTCGGGATATATTACAACAGTCCTCCACACGGGCCATCATTGCGCTGGGGGCGGCGTTTATCCTCGTAACGGGCGGGGTCGATTTGTCGGCAGGGCGGGTTGTTGGGCTAACGGCTGTTGTATCGGCATCCATGCTGCAGATCGACGAATATGCCAATCGGTTCTTTCCTGATCTTCCACATTTATGGGTGGGATTGCCGATCGTCATCGGGATCATCGCAGGCTTGGCAGTGGGTCTCGTCAACGGCATCATTGTAGCCAAATTACATGTTCCACCCTTTATCGCGACACTGGGCACGATGGTTGCGGTATACGGTCTGAATTCGATTTATTTTGATACAGAGCCGAATCAGTCACAACCCATTGGAGGACTGAGACCCGATTTTACCGTTATTGGTTCCGGTTACATTGATCTTGGCGGTGGTTATTCCATTCCGTATATCGTATTAATTGCTGTAGCGGTTGCGCTGATCTGCTGGGTCGTCTTCAACAAGACCCGCCTCGGGAAGAACATGTATGCCATCGGTGGCAACATTCAGGCTGCGCATGTGTCCGGTATTCATGTAGCCCGCAACCTGATTGTGTTGTATGCCATTGCAGGTGCATTGTATGGACTGGGCGGTGTGCTGGAAGCCGCACGTACGGGCGGGGCAACGAACAATTACGGCAATATGTATGAGTTGGATGCGATTGCGGCCTGTGTCGTGGGGGGCGTCTCCACTGCGGGTGGTATTGGTACGGTGCCCGGAGTCATGGCAGGGGTGCTGATCTTTGGAGTCATCAACTATGGTCTGACCTTTATCGGTGTAAGTCCTTACTGGCAGCTGATTATTAAAGGGTTGATTATTGTGGCTGCGGTGGCATTTGATATCCGCAAGTATATGGCGAAAAAATAA
- a CDS encoding ATP-binding protein, translated as MLSYTMKMVIFPLGCLLVILSSYFLGLTSHLVLMICAGALFVASVYKEKQYPVLRNFHWIFLGIFHYFSELNWCNMLYYLLIMSMIQDKQRITQTLPISMLIVFEYTVIRLSYVTIDTYSLLVSIFDMLTAIVIIFLYHTLLNSEAEKRRLREENHFLTLHDPLTGLLNYEGYMNILKKTVDEQPSFLLIIMNIQNFNGFDKEVEDNWSHVIKATGESVLKQFADAYGISRYAGDRYAVVLPEIQNIEERMALLLSGELRGLQINYSISLYPGMSETLQHFIAVSEERMLQQQRSKWLKNGEEVFRSERLRAVGELAAGMAHEIRNPLTAIRGFLQLSRGQAFNIAPWYEVIMGEITRVTELTAEFLQFSKPHANHMKPERVELCLERVMSLTGSDAASRGHRITLEMTGESVVVNMDRDKIVQVLINLIRNAFEAMEDPGEVHIDLHHDGEKALISITDTGSGIPENSLVTIFNPFYTTKEEGTGLGLALCQKIAQDHHGKITVHSEMGIGSTFTLHLPTNKNAELLPVK; from the coding sequence TTGCTGAGTTACACGATGAAAATGGTTATTTTCCCGCTAGGATGTCTGCTTGTTATACTGTCCTCTTATTTTCTAGGGCTTACTTCCCACCTTGTGTTAATGATATGTGCTGGTGCGTTATTTGTGGCAAGTGTGTATAAGGAAAAACAGTATCCGGTATTGCGTAACTTTCATTGGATCTTTCTTGGCATATTCCATTATTTCAGTGAACTTAACTGGTGCAATATGTTGTATTACCTGCTCATCATGTCGATGATTCAGGATAAACAGCGGATTACGCAGACGTTACCCATTTCAATGTTGATTGTTTTTGAATATACCGTGATTCGGCTATCGTATGTGACGATAGATACATATAGTTTGCTAGTGTCGATATTTGACATGTTAACTGCAATTGTCATTATCTTTTTGTATCATACCTTGCTTAACAGCGAAGCAGAGAAGCGCAGACTTCGGGAGGAAAATCATTTTCTAACCCTTCATGATCCGCTCACTGGATTGCTGAATTACGAGGGATATATGAACATACTGAAGAAGACAGTGGACGAGCAACCATCTTTTTTGCTGATTATCATGAACATTCAGAATTTCAATGGATTTGATAAAGAGGTTGAAGACAACTGGAGTCATGTAATCAAAGCGACAGGCGAGAGTGTTTTGAAACAGTTTGCAGATGCATATGGCATATCTCGGTATGCGGGGGATCGTTATGCTGTCGTTTTGCCTGAAATACAAAATATCGAAGAACGCATGGCGTTACTGCTGTCCGGGGAGTTAAGGGGCTTACAAATAAACTACAGCATATCCCTATATCCTGGAATGTCCGAGACGTTGCAACACTTTATCGCGGTGTCGGAGGAGAGGATGTTGCAGCAGCAGCGCAGCAAATGGTTAAAAAACGGAGAGGAGGTCTTCCGTTCCGAAAGACTTCGGGCTGTTGGTGAGTTAGCCGCGGGCATGGCTCATGAAATTCGCAACCCCCTGACTGCCATTCGTGGTTTCCTGCAGCTTTCTCGGGGACAGGCCTTCAATATCGCTCCATGGTATGAGGTCATTATGGGTGAGATCACACGGGTAACAGAGCTGACGGCTGAGTTTTTACAGTTCTCCAAGCCGCATGCCAATCACATGAAACCTGAACGAGTAGAGCTGTGTCTTGAACGGGTCATGTCGTTAACCGGATCGGATGCAGCATCACGGGGGCATCGAATTACACTGGAGATGACAGGTGAGTCGGTCGTGGTCAATATGGATCGGGACAAGATCGTACAGGTTCTGATTAATCTGATTCGTAATGCTTTTGAAGCGATGGAAGATCCGGGTGAAGTGCATATTGATTTGCATCATGATGGTGAGAAGGCGCTTATCTCGATTACCGATACGGGCAGCGGTATCCCTGAGAACTCTCTGGTGACGATCTTTAATCCATTTTATACGACAAAGGAAGAAGGTACAGGACTTGGACTGGCACTCTGTCAGAAAATCGCTCAGGATCATCATGGCAAAATTACCGTTCATAGTGAAATGGGGATTGGCTCTACATTTACCCTTCATTTACCAACAAATAAAAACGCTGAACTGCTCCCCGTCAAGTAG